From one Humulus lupulus chromosome 8, drHumLupu1.1, whole genome shotgun sequence genomic stretch:
- the LOC133794051 gene encoding uncharacterized protein LOC133794051, translating to MTTLIGCCNIFIPNHLLLSNNSQSPRLLKPTSDQCRRPTPVFAAKSGGFSLNSILKGCDTCSGKGAIECPGCKGTGKNKKNGNIFERWKCFDCQGFGLKSCPNCGKGGLTPEQRGER from the exons ATGACCACACTCATAGGCTGCTGCAACATCTTCATTCCAAACCATTTGTTACTCTCTAATAATTCTCAAAGCCCACGGCTACTCAAACCCACCTCAGATCAGTGCCGCCGACCAACACCAGTTTTCGCCGCCAAATCTGGAGGATTTTCGCTCAACTcg ATACTGAAGGGATGTGATACATGTAGTGGCAAGGGTGCCATAGAGTGTCCTGGATGCAAG GGAACggggaaaaataagaagaatgGGAACATATTCGAGCGTTGGAa ATGCTTCGATTGCCAAGGATTCGGATTGAAGAGCTGCCCCAACTGTGGCAAAGGAGGGCTAACACCAGAACAAAGAGGAGAACGATGA